Proteins from a genomic interval of Sparus aurata chromosome 21, fSpaAur1.1, whole genome shotgun sequence:
- the LOC115572542 gene encoding uncharacterized protein LOC115572542, whose product MGSKASREVEVAATEVTETEVAALGRPFSLGMLYDCRSDSLVPGMTLWDCDDLDKHTKTRPEPQIAFEIVASESIEDKSSALNVDASLKASFLGGLVEVDGSAKYLNDSKTSKNQARVTLKYKATTKVHELSMDHLGRGNVKHPDVFDKGLATHVVTGVLYGAQAFFVFDREVSEKDRYQDIEGNLKVMIKKIPCLAIEGEGSLKMEDKDREKVEKFSCRFFGDFSLQKMPTSFQDAIQVYQCLPTLLGANGENAVPMKVWLLPLICLDSSAAKLVHQISETLVNKSQSVLKDFSELEMRCNDALKTTTAQQFPQIGTKIKTFKEMCSEFKLEFQQTLAKKLPSIRGGGEEEAVLAEILKKRHSSPFNSKDLNKWMDCKEREIHTLTSFTNMMKNTKIVSSETDLYEESHTVCFVFTSLGSDEPYLSTLSEYLEETTKPDEARGSRTHDVEKEQWYASSEVADKMRSKAKLFSDFAEANTENKNIKFLAVGLTDETQKGSSIYLYKDGFSVNENFEPPSKPETLTVRDINHNSVTLKISPAQFGAENITCYSVEYCVSGQDGWKEKTAAEAEEVTVSDLSPNKEYKFRCRAVTSVGVGPANEFSGSIKTLPCSPPGKPQVEPNSSEISVSWSKPAELGQGVQILSYIVEYAKTDSRVKEEDLQWNQKMSKTEKTIISGLQPETEYVVRVRCDCGEAGRSKESISFVFVVKERLADAVKNQSSLLVHQSGRLSVYKVPLEEERLGVAGCRRFSFGEESLKHNRTIMVLGATGAGKSTLINGMINYILGVEWEDSYRFKLVDEDPSKSQAHSQTSEVTVYKINHQEDFKIDHSLTIVDTPGFGDTGGIKRDKEITDQLRNLFTDKRGVSDIDAVCFVAQASLARLTATQKYVFDSVLSIFGKDVAENIRVLVTFADGQLPPVIEAITASGVPCPKSEDGLPLHFKFNNSALFADSKSSAAGSRSKYGSFDQMFWDMGANSMETFFDALNVIETKSLTLTKEVLRERQQLENSVEHLQKQVKVGLAKLEEIKETKEKLKDHEAEISRNENFEIEVTVTKPEKINISGTGVYLTNCQQCHFTCHYPCGIPNDADKAGCLAMGSDGNCTVCPGKCHWSVHFNQKYRWDYQEVKEKQTVKELKEKYLEAKGAKAPVQALCDKLNSVFDHLKADVGKLMAYTANCLNRLKDIALKPNPLSTPDYIDLLIEGEKSECKPGWKQRVEHLTAMREQAEFMAKVERGETFLQSPSTDLQHVSKDKQRTTPTKRKLSVSDRDQDETEPKPTQIKRRRSRYQPRQDETSSETSND is encoded by the exons ATGGGCTCTAAAGCCagcagagaggtggaggtggcagcAACGGAGGTGACGGAAACGGAGGTGGCAGCGCTCGGCCGGCCGTTCAGCCTCGGGATGCTGTACGACTGCCGCAGTGATTCTCTTGTTCCTG GCATGACACTGTGGGACTGCGATGACCTCgataaacacacaaagacaagacCAGAACCTCAGATTGCCTTTGAGATAGTTGCTTCTGAATCCATTGAGGACAAATCTTCAGCACTAAATGTTGACGCCTCTCTTAAAGCAAGTTTCTTGGGTGGACTGGTTGAGGTTGATGGATCGGCAAAATACCTGAATGATAGTAAGACTTCTAAAAATCAGGCCAGAGTAACACTGAAGTACAAAGCTACCACAAAGGTCCATGAACTGTCGATGGATCATCTTGGAAGAGGCAATGTGAAGCATCCAGATGTCTTTGATAAAGGGTTAGCTACACATGTAGTCACAGGTGTTCTTTATGGAGCACAAGCCTTCTTTGTCTTTGACCGTGAGGTGTCAGAAAAGGACCGTTATCAAGACATTGAGGGTAACTTGAAGGTGATGATCAAGAAAATTCCCTGTCTTGCTATAGAGGGTGAAGGTTCACTGAAAatggaagacaaagacagagaaaaggttGAGAAATTCTCCTGCAGATTCTTTGGAGACTTTTCACTTCAGAAAATGCCGACATCCTTTCAGGATGCAATACAAGTCTATCAATGTTTGCCAACATTGCTGGGAGCCAACGGAGAAAACGCCGTACCAATGAAGGTCTGGCTGTTGCCACTGATATGTTTAGATTCTTCTGCTGCGAAACTCGTCCATCAGATAAGTGAAACACTAGTTAATAAGTCACAGAGTGTCCTGAAGGACTTCAGTGAGCTGGAGATGAGGTGCAATGATGCACTGAAAACCACCACTGCACAGCAGTTCCCACAGATTGGCACAaagattaaaacctttaaagagATGTGCTCTGAGTTCAAGCTGGAATTCCAACAAACCTTGGCAAAGAAACTTCCATCAatccgaggaggaggagaagaagaggctgTACTCGCAGAgatcctgaagaagagacactCTTCTCCTTTCAACAGCAAAGACCTGAACAAGTGGATGGactgtaaagagagagaaattcacACCTTAACGTCTTTCACCAACATGATGAAGAATACTAAGATTGTCTCTTCTGAAACAGACCTGTATGAGGAAAgtcatactgtgtgttttgttttcacctcaCTGGGAAGTGATGAACCGTACCTCTCAACTTTATCAGAGTACTTAGAAGAAACAACCAAACCAGACGAAGCTCGAGGGTCTCGTACTCATGATGTAGAGAAGGAACAATGGTACGCCTCAAGTGAAGTAGCAGATAAAATGAGGAGTAAAGCAAAACTCTTCAGCGACTTCGCAGAGGCCAACACGGAGAACAAGAACATTAAGTTCTTGGCAGTTGGTTTAACAGATGAGACACAGAAAGGTTCAAGCATCTACCTTTATAAAGACGGCTTCTCTGTCAATGAGAACTTTGAGCCTCCTTCAAAACCTGAAACATTAACAGTCAGAGACATAAACCACAACAGTGTGACGCTGAAGATTTCTCCAGCACAGTTTGGAGCAGAGAACATCACCTGCTACTCTGTGGAGTACTGTGTCAGTGGacaggatggatggaaagaaaaGACGGCAGCAGAAGCTGAAGAAGTCACAGTGAGCGATCTGAGTCCAAACAAAGAGTACAAGTTCAGATGCAGAGCAGTGACCTCAGTAGGTGTTGGACCAGCCAATGAATTCAGTGGTTCCATTAAAACTTTACCTTGCAGTCCTCCTGGAAAACCTCAAGTTGAACCAAACTCAAGTGAGATATCAGTTAGCTGGAGCAAACCTGCTGAACTTGGACAAGGTGTCCAGATCCTGAGCTACATCGTGGAGTACGCCAAAACAGACAGCAGGGTGAAAGAGGAAGATCTTCAATGGAACCAAAAGATGTCTAAGACTGAAAAGACGATCATTTCAGGGCTTCAGCCAGAGACAGAATATGTCGTCAGGGTCAGATGTGATTGTGGTGAAGCTGGAAGAAGCAAAGAAAGcatttcttttgtctttgttgtgaAAGAACGACTTGCTGATGCTGTTAAAAACCAAAGCAGTCTGCTGGTACACCAGTCAGGTCGTCTCTCTGTTTATAAAGTTCCTCTGGAAGAAGAAAGACTGGGTGTTGCAGGGTGCAGGCGTtttagttttggggaagagTCTTTGAAACACAATCGCACCATCATGGTTCTCGGAGCAACTGGAGCTGGAAAATCAACTCTCATCAATGGGATGATCAATTACATTCTGGGTGTTGAATGGGAGGATTCATATCGGTTTAAATTAGTTGATGAGGATCCATCAAAATCACAAGCTCACAGCCAGACTTCTGAAGTCACTGTGTACAAGATCAACCACCAGGAGGACTTTAAAATAGATCACTCACTGACCATTGTTGACACTCCAGGATTTGGAGATACAGGAGGCATAAAGAGAGACAAGGAGATCACAGACCAGCTGCGTAATCTATTCACTGATAAGCGTGGTGTCAGTGACATTGATGCTGTGTGTTTCGTAGCTCAGGCTTCTTTAGCTCGACTCACCGCAACACAGAAAtatgtgtttgactctgtgctCTCAATCTTTGGCAAAGATGTGGCAGAAAACATCAGAGTTCTGGTGACATTTGCGGACGGCCAGCTTCCACCAGTTATAGAGGCGATCACAGCTTCAGGTGTCCCATGTCCTAAATCAGAAGACGGGCTGCCACTTCACTTcaaattcaataattcagcGTTGTTTGCAGACAGCAAATCAtctgcagcaggcagcaggaGTAAATATGGAAGCTTTGATCAGATGTTTTGGGACATGGGGGCCAATAGCATGGAGACGTTCTTTGATGCTTTGAATGTGATAGAAaccaaaagcttgacactgacaAAGGAGGTCCTCAGAGAAAGACAGCAGCTCGAGAATTCAGTTGAACATTTGCAGAAGCAGGTTAAAGTTGGGTTAGCCAAGCTTGAGGAgataaaagagacaaaagagaaaCTGAAAGATCACgaggcagagatcagcaggaatGAGAACTTTGAGATTGAAGTCACGGTCACAAAgcctgaaaaaataaatatttcaggtACTGGAGTGTACCTTACTAACTGTCAGCAGTGTCACTTTACCTGCCACTATCCCTGTGGAATACCCAATGATGCAGATAAAGCAGGCTGTCTTGCAATGGGATCAGATGGAAACTGTACTGTGTGTCCAGGCAAATGTCATTGGagtgtacattttaatcaaaagtaCAGATGGGACTATCAGgaagttaaagaaaaacaaacagtgaaggAGCTGAAAGAAAAGTACCTAGAAGCCAAAGGTGCTAAGGCACCTGTTCAGGCATTGTGTGACAAACTGAACTCTGTATTTGATCATTTGAAGGCTGATGTGGGGAAACTGATGGCGTACACTGCTAACTGTTTAAACAGACTGAAAGATATCGCACTGAAGCCAAATCCTCTCTCCACTCCAGACTATATTGACCTGCTTATTGAAGGAGAGAAATCTGAGTGTAAACCAGGCTGGAAGCAACGAGTTGAGCACCTGACAGCCATGAGAGAACAAGCAGAGTTCATGGCTAAagtagagagaggagagacattCCTCCAGAGTCCATCTACCGACCTCCAGCATGTTAGCAAGGacaaacaaagaacaacacCAACCAAAAGAAAACTGTCGGTGTCTGATAGAGACCAAGATGAGACTGAGCCGAAACCGACCCAGATCAAGAGGAGGCGGAGTCGATACCAACCCAGACAAGATGAGACCAGTTCTGAGACAAGCAACGACTAA